GTCATTGCTATGAGGGACATCCTATCCCTGTTCTTTTCATAGGTGACCCCGGAGGCGCTGTATGATATAATACACAAATAGTGAAATGACAAAGCCGGAAATTAGGAGGTAGGGGACATGAAAGCAGGGGGTATGACCGCTGAAGTCTTTTTAACGGCATTCAGAACAATGCCGAAGAAGGAACAGAATATTTTTCTCAGCGAAATTATAAAGGATAATCGCCTGCGCGAGGATCTGATCGATATAGCCATCGCGGAAAACAGGGCAAAGAACAAGAGCAGGCCATTCAGGGAATTTTTGAAAGAACGAGGGATCTAATTGGGATATATTGTAGAAATAGTCCCAAAAGCAGAAAAAGAATTCCTGAAATTACCTCCGATAGAACAAAAGAAGAACCGCAACAAGATACTCTCTTTAGAAAAAGGTCCGGGGCCTGTCGGTGCTAAAAAGCTGAAGGAAACGGAATACTTTAGGATAAGGGCAGGGGATTACAGGGTAGTTTACGGTATTGACGACGGTCGCAAGATTGTAAAGATTCTGTCGATTGCGCATAGAAAGGATGTGTATAGGTAACCCCAGGGCATCTCTCGCAGGGTACGCAGAGCACACAGATTTGCGCCCTCTGCGGGCTCGAGCGAAGCGGGCGAGAGACATATTAATCCCGTGAAAGGTGAAACGTGAAAGGTTAAAGCGGTTCTCCCCGGCATCCCGCATCTACGCTTATACGCATACCCGCATCCACGATCTCCCTCCTCTCCCCTCGCTCTCCGCTCTTAGCTCTCAGCTATGCCCCTGACACCCTGTTGCCGGCAATGTCCTGTATGTTATATTAATGAGTAGGCGCTCGCAATGAATATAAATCTGAAACAAAAAAGGCGGATCGTCGTAGGAGACATCCACGGAGAGATAGGGGGCTTTCAGGAGATCCTGGGAAACGCAGGCCTGATCGACCGGGGCAGTTGGAGCGGCGGAAGCGACA
This Syntrophorhabdaceae bacterium DNA region includes the following protein-coding sequences:
- a CDS encoding type II toxin-antitoxin system RelE/ParE family toxin; the protein is MGYIVEIVPKAEKEFLKLPPIEQKKNRNKILSLEKGPGPVGAKKLKETEYFRIRAGDYRVVYGIDDGRKIVKILSIAHRKDVYR